The following coding sequences are from one Psychrobacter sp. AH5 window:
- the nfuA gene encoding Fe-S biogenesis protein NfuA: MSNQNPSAAAPANAESAEFESALDTEQTQIKSNITITEAAQGYLADLLSKQDTDGIGVRIFVEHPGTPRAECCMAYNQPGEEDSADLKFSYDSFEAFIDAASVPYLEDAVIDYNKDRFGGQLTFRAPNSKVPKVGADASIEERINYVLQSEINPSLAAHGGDVQLLELIEEEGVGLTAVLKFGGGCQGCSAVDMTLRQGVEVQLKQQIPELTQVVDDTDHTRTENAYYK, from the coding sequence ATGAGTAATCAAAACCCAAGCGCAGCCGCTCCTGCTAACGCTGAATCAGCAGAATTTGAATCAGCGCTTGATACTGAGCAAACCCAGATCAAGAGCAATATTACTATCACCGAAGCTGCCCAAGGTTATCTAGCAGATTTGCTCTCCAAGCAAGATACTGACGGCATTGGTGTACGTATTTTTGTTGAGCATCCAGGTACGCCGCGCGCTGAGTGCTGTATGGCCTATAACCAACCTGGCGAAGAAGATAGCGCCGATCTCAAATTCAGCTATGATAGCTTTGAGGCCTTTATTGACGCCGCCTCTGTACCTTATTTAGAAGATGCAGTCATCGATTATAATAAAGATCGTTTCGGTGGGCAGCTGACTTTCCGCGCGCCCAATTCAAAAGTGCCAAAAGTAGGCGCTGATGCGAGCATTGAGGAGCGTATTAACTATGTGCTGCAATCGGAGATTAACCCAAGTTTAGCGGCGCATGGTGGCGATGTGCAATTGCTGGAGCTGATCGAAGAAGAAGGCGTCGGCCTGACTGCTGTGCTGAAATTCGGTGGTGGTTGTCAGGGCTGCTCAGCGGTCGATATGACTTTACGTCAAGGGGTTGAGGTGCAGCTTAAGCAGCAAATACCAGAGCTGACGCAAGTGGTCGATGATACCGACCATACTCGTACTGAAAACGCTTATTATAAGTAG
- a CDS encoding aminotransferase class I/II-fold pyridoxal phosphate-dependent enzyme, whose amino-acid sequence MSAEQLENGNSQRLETLAIHAGYTVEPTTKAVAVPIYHTSSYAFDNTQHGADLFDLKVAGNIYTRIMNPTNAVLEERVAALEGGIGGLAVASGMAAITYAVQTICQAGDNIVAVSTLYGGTYNLFAHTLPRQGIEVRFFDHNDPESIRDLIDDKTKMVFAESIGNPLGNIIDIQAVSDIAHEYGVPVVIDNTVATPALCRPFEFGADIVIHSLTKYMSGTGTSIGGAIIDSGKFAWGDYPERFPLLNEPDVSYHGVNFVKDVGAAAFIARARVAPLRNTGAALSPLNAFSILQGIETLSLRMERHVQNAQAVAEYLKGHDKVAWIKYAGLADHPDHKLAQKYMKGTPSAILTFGVKGGREAGARFIDALQLITRLVNIGDAKSLASHPATTTHRQLNAEELKQAGVSEDMIRLSIGIEHIEDIKADLEQALAAA is encoded by the coding sequence GTGAGTGCAGAACAACTAGAAAACGGCAATAGCCAACGTTTAGAGACTTTAGCTATTCATGCCGGCTATACCGTAGAGCCTACCACCAAAGCGGTAGCGGTGCCTATTTATCATACCAGCTCTTATGCTTTTGATAATACTCAGCACGGGGCAGATTTATTTGATCTAAAAGTCGCTGGCAACATCTACACCCGCATTATGAACCCAACTAACGCAGTGTTAGAAGAGCGCGTTGCAGCATTAGAGGGCGGTATTGGCGGTTTAGCAGTCGCCTCTGGCATGGCAGCGATTACTTACGCGGTGCAGACTATCTGTCAGGCAGGAGATAATATCGTCGCAGTATCGACGCTATATGGCGGTACTTATAATCTATTTGCTCATACGTTGCCGCGCCAAGGTATTGAGGTGCGCTTCTTTGATCATAACGACCCTGAGTCTATCCGTGATCTAATTGATGATAAGACCAAGATGGTATTTGCTGAGAGTATCGGTAACCCACTTGGCAATATCATCGATATTCAAGCGGTAAGCGATATCGCGCACGAATATGGCGTACCAGTGGTGATTGATAATACTGTGGCCACGCCAGCGCTTTGCCGTCCTTTTGAGTTCGGTGCTGACATTGTCATTCACTCATTGACCAAGTATATGAGCGGTACGGGCACCTCTATCGGCGGCGCTATCATTGATAGTGGCAAATTTGCTTGGGGGGACTATCCTGAGCGTTTCCCGCTGTTAAACGAGCCAGATGTGAGCTATCACGGGGTAAATTTTGTCAAAGATGTGGGCGCAGCGGCCTTTATTGCGCGTGCGCGCGTAGCACCACTACGTAATACAGGGGCAGCACTAAGCCCACTTAATGCCTTTAGTATCTTGCAAGGTATCGAGACTTTAAGTTTACGAATGGAGCGCCATGTACAAAACGCGCAAGCGGTCGCTGAATATCTAAAAGGCCATGATAAAGTCGCTTGGATTAAGTATGCTGGCCTAGCAGATCACCCCGATCATAAGCTGGCGCAAAAATACATGAAAGGCACGCCATCTGCTATTTTAACGTTTGGCGTAAAAGGGGGCCGCGAAGCTGGTGCGCGCTTTATTGACGCTTTGCAATTGATTACCCGTCTAGTCAATATTGGCGATGCAAAATCTTTGGCAAGCCATCCGGCCACCACCACCCATCGTCAGTTAAATGCTGAGGAGCTTAAGCAAGCTGGCGTGAGCGAAGATATGATACGATTATCGATCGGTATTGAGCATATTGAAGATATCAAAGCCGACTTAGAACAAGCTTTGGCTGCCGCTTAA
- a CDS encoding adenosine kinase yields the protein MYDVIAVGNALVDHEYVLSDAELEETALTKGNMTLAQFEDQQQLLAYFQLANIEPSKQAGGGSAANAMYAFASLGGKPFYACRVGDDEPGQFYLQDLNKAGVATSEQSVHSGGVTGSCVVAVTDDGERTMQTYLGTSADIAEENVNFEALIKADWLYLEGYLAMSATIQPAMTKLRHQAGIHNAKIAVSFADPAVVKFAKEGLLNMLGNKVAVIFCNSEEAKLFTEKKQIKAAARALLDYCHIAVVTDSANDTMIAHKPDNQSEVSVHQVPTPKVIDVIDTNGAGDNYSGAFLYALSQHYSLPECGRLAGEVSAQVIQQFGPRLESQVYKDIARRVLSA from the coding sequence ATGTACGATGTAATAGCAGTAGGTAACGCTTTGGTGGATCACGAATATGTGCTTAGCGATGCTGAATTAGAAGAGACGGCATTAACCAAAGGCAATATGACGCTAGCGCAGTTTGAAGATCAGCAGCAATTGCTCGCCTATTTTCAATTAGCAAATATTGAACCCTCAAAGCAGGCCGGTGGCGGCTCAGCAGCTAATGCTATGTACGCTTTTGCCAGCTTAGGCGGTAAGCCTTTTTATGCTTGCCGCGTAGGCGATGATGAGCCGGGTCAGTTTTATTTGCAAGATCTAAATAAAGCAGGAGTAGCGACCTCAGAGCAGTCAGTTCATAGCGGCGGTGTGACAGGCTCTTGTGTGGTTGCGGTGACTGACGATGGTGAGCGCACTATGCAAACCTATCTTGGCACCTCTGCTGATATCGCAGAAGAAAACGTCAACTTTGAGGCTTTAATAAAAGCAGATTGGTTGTATTTAGAGGGCTACCTAGCGATGTCTGCAACCATTCAACCGGCTATGACCAAATTACGTCATCAAGCCGGTATCCATAATGCCAAGATTGCCGTAAGCTTTGCAGATCCTGCGGTAGTGAAGTTTGCCAAAGAGGGCCTGCTCAATATGCTTGGTAACAAGGTCGCGGTGATATTTTGTAATAGCGAAGAGGCCAAGCTATTCACGGAGAAGAAGCAGATTAAAGCCGCAGCTCGCGCCCTTCTCGATTATTGCCACATCGCGGTAGTTACCGATAGCGCTAACGATACTATGATCGCTCATAAGCCTGATAATCAGTCAGAGGTAAGCGTTCATCAAGTGCCTACTCCTAAAGTAATCGATGTCATCGATACCAATGGCGCTGGTGATAACTACTCTGGGGCTTTTTTGTACGCGTTGTCTCAGCATTACTCCTTACCCGAATGCGGACGTCTGGCGGGCGAAGTATCGGCGCAAGTGATTCAACAGTTTGGCCCGCGTTTAGAGTCGCAAGTGTACAAAGACATTGCACGCAGAGTACTGAGCGCGTAA
- the rsmI gene encoding 16S rRNA (cytidine(1402)-2'-O)-methyltransferase codes for MSTPTKMPACLYIVATPIGNMADMTPHAIETLKQVAIIACEDTRTSGKLLSHFGINTKADKVADVRNDEADALTDNDANKKGHNKLWAYHEHNSAIQTPKIIEMIQQGHSVALISDAGTPLVSDPGYQLVQAAHDAGVTVSPIVGASAAIAALSVAGLPSNRFSFIGFLNAKTHGRQKQLEALKSRTETLIFYEAPHRIIASLTDMAAVFGAEREATFCRELTKTFETVHKTTLAELIEFVKADDNQQRGEIVVVVAGAASVQDSDDISVHDQLLMRLLEDLSVKKAAALAADLTGVKKNALYQRLLELQA; via the coding sequence ATGTCTACCCCTACCAAGATGCCGGCGTGTTTATACATTGTGGCGACCCCTATTGGCAATATGGCCGACATGACCCCTCACGCCATTGAGACGCTAAAGCAAGTCGCTATTATCGCTTGCGAAGACACTCGCACCTCAGGCAAGTTACTATCACATTTTGGTATAAACACTAAAGCTGACAAAGTAGCCGATGTTCGCAATGACGAAGCAGATGCTTTAACAGATAACGACGCTAATAAAAAAGGCCATAATAAGCTTTGGGCTTATCATGAACACAATAGCGCTATTCAAACCCCAAAAATCATTGAGATGATCCAGCAAGGCCATTCGGTGGCGCTAATTAGTGATGCTGGCACGCCATTAGTCAGCGATCCGGGCTATCAGTTAGTACAAGCTGCTCACGATGCCGGAGTCACCGTCTCGCCTATTGTTGGCGCTTCAGCCGCTATCGCTGCGCTATCGGTTGCAGGCCTACCCTCCAATCGCTTTAGCTTCATTGGTTTTTTGAATGCCAAAACTCATGGCCGTCAAAAACAACTTGAGGCGCTAAAGTCGCGTACAGAAACCTTGATATTTTATGAAGCGCCGCATCGCATCATCGCAAGCTTAACCGATATGGCGGCCGTCTTCGGTGCTGAGCGCGAGGCGACCTTTTGTCGCGAGCTAACCAAAACCTTTGAAACGGTACATAAAACCACACTTGCTGAGCTGATTGAGTTTGTCAAAGCTGATGATAATCAGCAGCGCGGCGAAATCGTAGTAGTGGTTGCAGGAGCAGCTAGCGTCCAAGATAGCGATGATATTAGTGTCCATGACCAACTACTAATGCGGCTACTAGAGGACTTGTCAGTAAAAAAAGCTGCAGCTTTGGCCGCTGATCTCACTGGCGTCAAAAAAAATGCCTTGTATCAGCGTTTACTTGAGCTGCAGGCGTAA
- a CDS encoding YraN family protein: MLCYDNSEMLSRLISAMADRKVDKKADNKPLVLSSPKQRQGSHYERQACQYLQAKGLILIAQNWQQPKVGELDLVMLEVGATWSTLVFIEVRQRRLSAFGDAALSVTPAKQNKIIKTAKYFLYKHPKYADLDCRFDVIAYNINQSTTAGASQLAQPEWLAGAFIAKAW, encoded by the coding sequence ATGTTGTGCTATGATAATTCTGAAATGTTGAGCAGACTAATTAGCGCTATGGCGGATAGAAAGGTAGACAAAAAGGCAGATAATAAGCCCCTAGTATTAAGCTCACCCAAGCAGCGTCAAGGTAGCCATTATGAGCGCCAAGCTTGTCAGTATCTACAAGCAAAAGGGCTAATTCTTATTGCTCAAAACTGGCAACAGCCCAAAGTTGGCGAGCTAGATTTGGTGATGTTAGAGGTTGGCGCGACATGGTCGACTTTGGTATTTATTGAAGTACGTCAGCGCCGGCTGTCAGCTTTTGGCGATGCTGCCCTCAGTGTCACCCCTGCCAAACAAAATAAAATTATCAAAACTGCCAAATACTTTTTATACAAGCATCCCAAATACGCAGATCTTGACTGCCGTTTTGATGTGATTGCTTATAATATAAATCAATCGACTACGGCAGGCGCTTCACAGCTAGCTCAGCCTGAGTGGTTAGCAGGAGCTTTTATAGCCAAGGCTTGGTAA
- a CDS encoding BON domain-containing protein: protein MTRMHLLTARSQRPQHKMLSTIIFSKVATTKMLAGLIVSSMALTGCTTNYLTNSTNGTYGVPMTERTIPQRLLDRSIEHTAKINIYGLQENLQQNSRMSIDSFNSEVLLTGEVPSEAIKSQIEQVLKSMPDVRQVYNELQVSVARGYSSTVQDGYITSKLLAKVAASNGVKSSQIKAVTNNGVTYVMGRMTPTQQSNLIDIANSTAGITELVLFTTLVNDAGAAISNEDIMPDPSLRSDISVTIPGAAPSATAVIRTPMVAPTDNPTLAPVVTNNAEAPIDNLAPSESSSPYIDLYQDQ, encoded by the coding sequence ATGACAAGGATGCATCTGCTCACTGCTCGCTCACAACGACCACAACACAAAATGCTTAGCACAATAATCTTTAGTAAAGTGGCAACTACTAAAATGTTAGCTGGCTTAATAGTAAGTAGTATGGCGCTAACCGGTTGTACCACTAATTATCTGACCAATAGTACCAATGGCACTTACGGCGTGCCTATGACGGAGCGTACTATTCCGCAGCGATTACTTGATAGAAGTATTGAGCATACCGCCAAAATCAATATTTATGGCTTGCAAGAAAACTTGCAGCAAAACAGCCGTATGAGCATCGATAGCTTCAACAGCGAGGTGTTACTAACTGGCGAGGTACCGAGCGAAGCGATAAAATCACAAATCGAGCAAGTGCTAAAATCCATGCCGGATGTGCGTCAAGTTTATAATGAGCTACAAGTCAGCGTGGCTCGTGGTTATAGCTCGACAGTACAAGATGGTTATATCACCTCAAAGCTGTTGGCAAAAGTAGCAGCTAGCAATGGAGTAAAATCCTCACAAATCAAAGCGGTGACCAATAACGGCGTCACTTACGTTATGGGGCGGATGACACCTACGCAGCAAAGCAATCTTATCGATATTGCTAACAGCACAGCGGGTATCACAGAGCTGGTGCTCTTTACTACCTTAGTGAACGATGCCGGCGCTGCTATTAGTAATGAAGATATCATGCCTGACCCTAGTCTGAGATCGGATATCAGCGTTACCATACCGGGCGCTGCACCAAGTGCTACCGCGGTAATTAGAACGCCAATGGTCGCGCCCACGGATAACCCTACTTTGGCTCCTGTGGTGACTAACAATGCAGAAGCGCCTATTGATAATCTAGCGCCATCAGAATCATCGAGCCCTTATATCGACCTGTATCAAGATCAGTAA
- a CDS encoding alpha/beta hydrolase, translated as MKNTTNEPPFTNKQPLAANNNSNERTGHSPKFKLVKAGVTAAIAVGGIALATQQAQALSALAIVNGLTASGGVTVSKDMMYGDEPNQDLDIYYPKPLAQAMRSQQTITESYPMVVFVHGGSWESGSKEEYAFVGQSFAQAGYVTAVINYRKAPKHVYPDYVEDTAQAIAWSYNNAPNLHVDPNRLAVVGHSAGAFNVVAAVSNEDFLAPYGISPDAIKAVVGIAGPYSYDFRKYGGSSAFASDSNPDQVMPDRQLKGPQPPYLLLTAENDKTVYDTNTVKMTQALKDFGARVETGEIKGASHATSIGAMAPPLRWINDVRAQVLSYLNKELN; from the coding sequence ATGAAAAACACTACAAATGAGCCACCATTCACTAATAAACAGCCTTTAGCGGCTAACAATAATAGCAATGAAAGGACTGGTCACTCACCTAAGTTTAAGCTAGTAAAAGCAGGCGTGACAGCGGCAATAGCGGTCGGCGGCATAGCTTTGGCCACGCAACAAGCCCAAGCTTTGTCAGCACTTGCCATAGTCAATGGTCTTACTGCTAGTGGCGGCGTCACCGTCAGCAAAGATATGATGTATGGCGATGAGCCTAACCAAGATTTGGATATTTATTATCCCAAACCCTTAGCGCAGGCGATGAGATCTCAGCAGACTATTACTGAGAGTTATCCTATGGTGGTGTTCGTTCATGGTGGCTCGTGGGAGAGTGGCAGTAAAGAAGAGTATGCTTTTGTCGGACAAAGCTTTGCACAAGCAGGCTATGTCACTGCGGTTATCAACTACCGTAAAGCGCCTAAGCATGTTTATCCTGATTACGTCGAAGATACCGCGCAAGCTATTGCTTGGAGCTATAATAACGCTCCAAACTTACACGTTGATCCTAATCGTCTAGCAGTAGTAGGGCATTCTGCTGGTGCGTTTAATGTAGTAGCCGCGGTCTCTAACGAAGATTTTTTAGCGCCTTATGGCATCAGCCCTGATGCTATCAAAGCAGTAGTCGGTATCGCAGGCCCTTATAGCTATGATTTTCGTAAATATGGCGGCTCTAGCGCTTTTGCCTCAGATAGCAACCCTGATCAGGTGATGCCAGATAGACAGCTAAAGGGGCCGCAGCCACCGTATCTATTATTAACCGCTGAAAATGACAAAACGGTTTATGATACTAATACGGTAAAGATGACCCAAGCGCTAAAAGATTTTGGCGCTAGAGTTGAGACAGGTGAGATCAAAGGCGCCAGTCATGCTACTAGTATCGGAGCTATGGCGCCACCACTGCGCTGGATCAATGATGTGCGCGCGCAAGTATTGAGCTATTTAAATAAAGAGCTTAATTAG
- a CDS encoding BolA/IbaG family iron-sulfur metabolism protein: MSMNAEDLIAFLQTHYPDAFIQAANQGNKFDVRVVDASFEGKRSVQRQQAIYALVNDKIASGDIHALNIQALTPSEWEAQQKA; encoded by the coding sequence ATGAGCATGAACGCTGAAGACTTAATCGCATTTTTACAAACGCATTATCCAGACGCTTTTATTCAAGCCGCTAATCAAGGTAATAAGTTTGATGTCCGCGTTGTTGACGCCAGCTTTGAGGGCAAGCGTAGCGTACAGCGTCAGCAAGCTATATATGCTTTGGTCAATGATAAAATTGCTAGCGGTGATATTCATGCGCTCAATATCCAAGCTTTGACACCTAGCGAGTGGGAAGCTCAGCAAAAAGCATAA